A stretch of Desulfobacter hydrogenophilus DNA encodes these proteins:
- a CDS encoding outer membrane beta-barrel protein, which translates to MKFKLPHYILVSFLAALCLMLTGSQAFAQRLVIKPHIQADWQIDNNFNKTENKEKIVHTYTVQPGLDFGYTTDKTLMTLDYTLKRFMYDDKDENILGQIDADEFDYTGHNAMFRFKTMPTQRLELGLDNTFMKTRDPASADANDNSIDKYKYILNRFAPRVVYNFGEKFNVALKYTNLLTDYSDDAPGEGEDSVENRGGLTWSYNLTPKTSFNLDYQIWERDYDKDTSDYTSNQVMFNVERQVNYLTFGAGIGYHNRNFDKTVASGDIDAFVWKLSVLGQNTPDAKSIPKHSIYFSLSSNLNDSGTGDTYYESIRLDARFTYLLMERLNCTLSGYFQNSDYETSSRDDDRWLISLGADYLINPFFTVGLSGGHEERDSNFPGKDFDNQYLMLKAKFNYDFAMK; encoded by the coding sequence ATGAAATTCAAACTACCCCACTATATCTTAGTCAGCTTCCTGGCAGCCCTATGTCTAATGCTAACAGGCAGCCAGGCCTTTGCCCAGCGCCTGGTGATAAAACCACATATCCAAGCGGACTGGCAGATTGATAACAACTTTAATAAGACGGAAAACAAAGAAAAAATCGTTCACACCTACACAGTACAACCGGGCCTGGATTTTGGGTACACCACGGACAAAACCCTAATGACCCTGGATTACACCCTTAAGCGGTTCATGTACGACGACAAGGATGAAAACATACTCGGTCAGATTGATGCGGATGAGTTTGACTACACCGGTCACAATGCCATGTTTCGCTTCAAAACCATGCCCACCCAGAGGTTGGAACTGGGACTGGACAATACCTTTATGAAGACCCGTGATCCAGCCTCTGCCGATGCCAACGACAACAGTATAGACAAGTATAAGTACATCCTGAACCGGTTTGCTCCCCGGGTAGTTTATAATTTCGGCGAAAAATTTAACGTTGCCCTTAAATACACCAATCTGTTAACCGATTATTCAGATGACGCCCCAGGAGAGGGAGAGGATTCCGTGGAAAACCGAGGTGGACTCACCTGGTCCTACAATCTTACCCCCAAAACTTCCTTTAACCTGGATTATCAAATCTGGGAAAGGGATTATGACAAAGATACATCAGACTATACCTCAAACCAGGTTATGTTCAACGTCGAGCGTCAGGTCAATTACCTGACCTTCGGCGCCGGGATTGGTTACCATAACAGAAATTTTGATAAAACCGTTGCCTCTGGAGACATTGATGCATTTGTATGGAAACTGTCTGTACTGGGTCAAAATACCCCAGATGCCAAATCCATTCCCAAACACTCGATTTATTTTTCCCTGAGCTCCAACCTGAACGATTCAGGTACTGGGGATACCTACTATGAGTCCATCCGTCTGGATGCCCGCTTCACCTATCTGCTCATGGAAAGACTCAACTGTACCCTCTCCGGATATTTTCAGAATTCCGACTATGAAACCTCTTCCCGTGATGATGATCGATGGCTGATTTCTCTGGGGGCGGACTATCTGATCAATCCGTTCTTTACTGTTGGACTTTCCGGTGGACATGAGGAGAGGGACTCTAACTTTCCCGGGAAAGATTTTGACAACCAATACCTAATGCTCAAGGCTAAGTTCAATTATGACTTTGCCATGAAATAG
- the lysS gene encoding lysine--tRNA ligase — MDNKTSKFLDLRKEKINELKTEGISLYPNDFKPDHRVHEVRDVIEKNADTLGENGRKFCLAGRMMAINKMGKSSFVRFQDDGEQMQLYIQKNKVGDDVYALFKKLDIGDFIGVEGPLFQTRTGEWTLLAESFKLLSKSVRPLPEKFHGIKDPEKRYRQRYLDLIMNENTRQTFKKRSAIVAAMRRFFDENGFMEVETPMMQTLPGGAEATPFKTWHNALGMELYLRIAPELYLKRLVVGGFEKVFEINRNFRNEGVSTRHNPEFTMVEFYQAYATYEDLMNLTEEMFSTIVTQITGDSSVEYQGLTIDFSKGWKRISMIDSLSEIGGVDPAIVNDTQALLAHAEKENIQIAKKDRHGKVLTKLFDALVEPKLIQPTFITGYPVEVSPLSRKSDSDSELTDRFELFIAGREIANGFSEINDPEDQYNRFAMQVRQRDEGNDEAHIMDAEYVEALEYGMPPTAGQGIGIDRFVMLLTDAASIREVILFPHMKNV; from the coding sequence ATGGATAACAAAACAAGTAAATTTCTTGATCTTCGCAAAGAAAAGATAAACGAGTTAAAAACAGAAGGCATCAGCCTGTATCCCAATGATTTTAAACCGGATCACAGAGTGCATGAAGTAAGAGACGTTATAGAAAAAAATGCGGATACTTTAGGCGAAAACGGACGCAAATTTTGCCTGGCGGGCCGCATGATGGCCATTAATAAAATGGGTAAATCCTCATTTGTCAGATTCCAGGATGACGGTGAGCAGATGCAGTTATATATCCAGAAAAATAAGGTTGGAGATGATGTATATGCCCTGTTTAAAAAACTGGATATTGGTGATTTCATCGGTGTTGAGGGGCCTTTATTCCAGACAAGAACCGGTGAATGGACCTTGCTTGCCGAAAGTTTTAAGCTTTTATCAAAATCTGTAAGGCCGCTGCCTGAAAAATTTCATGGCATCAAGGACCCTGAAAAAAGATACCGCCAGAGGTACCTTGATTTGATCATGAATGAAAACACCCGGCAGACGTTTAAAAAACGAAGTGCCATTGTGGCTGCCATGAGACGTTTTTTTGATGAGAACGGATTTATGGAGGTGGAAACGCCTATGATGCAGACATTGCCCGGCGGTGCTGAAGCCACACCGTTTAAAACCTGGCACAATGCCCTGGGTATGGAATTGTACCTGCGTATCGCACCTGAACTGTATCTGAAACGACTGGTGGTTGGCGGATTTGAAAAGGTGTTTGAAATCAATCGGAATTTCAGGAACGAAGGAGTCTCCACCCGGCATAATCCGGAATTCACCATGGTTGAGTTCTACCAGGCCTATGCCACCTATGAAGATCTGATGAACCTGACCGAAGAGATGTTTTCCACCATTGTCACCCAGATTACCGGTGATAGCAGCGTTGAATACCAGGGCCTGACCATTGATTTTTCAAAGGGATGGAAACGTATTTCCATGATAGATTCACTGTCAGAGATCGGAGGCGTTGATCCGGCCATTGTCAATGACACTCAGGCGTTGCTTGCGCATGCTGAAAAGGAAAATATTCAAATCGCTAAAAAAGACCGGCACGGCAAAGTGCTGACCAAGCTTTTTGATGCCCTTGTGGAGCCCAAGCTCATCCAGCCCACCTTTATTACCGGATATCCGGTGGAAGTGTCCCCCCTGTCTAGGAAGAGCGATTCCGATTCTGAACTTACGGACCGGTTTGAATTATTCATTGCCGGAAGGGAGATCGCCAACGGATTTTCCGAAATCAATGACCCTGAAGACCAGTATAACCGTTTTGCCATGCAGGTGCGTCAGCGTGACGAAGGAAATGATGAAGCCCATATCATGGATGCGGAGTATGTCGAGGCCCTGGAATACGGCATGCCGCCCACAGCCGGGCAGGGGATCGGCATTGACCGCTTTGTCATGCTGCTGACGGATGCTGCCTCCATACGAGAGGTGATTCTGTTTCCACACATGAAAAATGTATAA
- a CDS encoding tyrosine-protein phosphatase: MMIDTHSHILPELDDGSENIEQSMDFIVQAMKQGVKVMFATPHCCDGVYDCTKKEILTAWQFLCEAVDREGLDIQILPGAEIRVNHDLVTRYDAGDLLTLGETSRFLLLELPPMFIMNAFLRMVRQLTERGITPIIAHAERNPMIIARPELAADLISTGAELQITAGSLKGDFGRAPRKTAKTLVQNNQVFCLGSDIHPGRKYRMKAARKFLNKAGSRVQTEKIVRENPEKILKECVDQFILDDQVFMIG; the protein is encoded by the coding sequence ATGATGATTGATACCCATTCACATATTCTGCCTGAACTGGACGATGGATCTGAAAACATTGAGCAGTCCATGGATTTTATTGTTCAGGCAATGAAGCAGGGTGTTAAAGTGATGTTTGCGACACCCCATTGTTGCGACGGGGTGTATGATTGTACAAAAAAAGAGATTCTGACTGCCTGGCAATTTTTATGCGAAGCAGTGGACCGGGAGGGTCTGGATATCCAAATTCTGCCGGGTGCGGAAATTCGGGTCAATCATGATCTGGTGACCCGGTACGATGCTGGCGATCTTTTGACATTGGGAGAGACCAGTCGATTTCTCCTGCTGGAGCTACCGCCCATGTTTATTATGAATGCGTTTCTCAGAATGGTCCGACAGCTCACGGAACGGGGCATCACCCCCATCATTGCCCATGCCGAACGCAATCCCATGATCATAGCCCGGCCGGAACTGGCAGCAGATCTGATTTCCACAGGTGCCGAGCTCCAGATTACAGCGGGCAGCCTGAAGGGTGACTTTGGCCGGGCTCCCCGTAAGACTGCAAAAACACTAGTCCAAAACAATCAGGTTTTCTGCCTGGGATCCGACATTCACCCGGGTCGAAAATACCGGATGAAGGCGGCCAGAAAATTTTTGAATAAAGCCGGCAGCAGGGTGCAGACTGAAAAAATTGTTCGGGAAAATCCAGAAAAGATCCTTAAGGAATGTGTTGATCAATTTATACTCGATGATCAAGTTTTTATGATTGGCTAA
- a CDS encoding transposase — MIITDSASFIKNYIDDLNDRLKQYQPGAELTAIQKSWLSFCLTGILMVNAVCWAKFERASIGSYKLAALSWMFRKSKISWDFILFASVKLIFKKFGITGGVLVFDESDRARSKTTKRIYKTHKQKHKASGGYVNGQTVVLLLLVTDSITIPVGFKFYMPDPVVSAWNKEEERLKKKGIPKSKRPVKPALNPEYPKKIQLALLLLENFKKDHPEITVKCILGDALYGPDEFMSGASDLFGGIQVISQLKSTQNIQFRGKKKTVKDYFDVTNKGVKATIRVRGGEEQNVTISSARLKVDAHGGKKRFVIALKYDGEKDYRYIVATDVSWRTIDIIQAYSLRWLVEVFFEDWKLYEGWGQEAKQYDEEGSSRGLILSLLLDHCLLLHPKQKACVENKLPVFTVGSLQRRAQMDVLLESVKSLLKEQDPGSKLKEMGQVIKDFFCLMPSKKHMSGRPMGRLEPTPSLALK, encoded by the coding sequence GTGATAATAACTGACTCAGCATCATTTATCAAAAACTACATCGACGACCTCAATGATAGGTTGAAGCAATATCAACCTGGTGCTGAGCTGACAGCGATTCAGAAGTCATGGTTAAGCTTTTGTCTTACCGGCATATTAATGGTAAACGCTGTATGTTGGGCAAAGTTTGAGCGGGCAAGTATAGGCAGTTATAAATTAGCGGCATTATCTTGGATGTTTCGTAAAAGCAAAATTTCATGGGACTTTATACTCTTTGCAAGCGTTAAGCTTATCTTTAAAAAATTTGGTATTACAGGCGGGGTTCTTGTTTTTGATGAGTCCGACCGTGCCCGCTCTAAGACTACAAAACGAATATATAAGACACACAAACAAAAACACAAAGCAAGCGGGGGTTATGTTAATGGTCAGACCGTTGTCTTATTGCTCTTGGTGACTGATTCTATAACAATACCAGTTGGTTTTAAGTTTTATATGCCGGATCCAGTGGTTAGTGCCTGGAACAAAGAGGAAGAGAGGTTGAAAAAAAAGGGGATTCCCAAGAGTAAGCGGCCAGTCAAGCCGGCATTGAACCCTGAGTATCCCAAAAAGATTCAATTAGCGCTGCTCTTGCTTGAGAATTTTAAAAAAGATCACCCTGAAATTACAGTTAAATGCATATTGGGTGATGCTCTATACGGTCCAGATGAATTTATGAGTGGAGCTTCTGATCTTTTTGGCGGCATACAGGTTATCAGTCAGTTAAAATCTACCCAAAACATACAGTTCAGAGGTAAAAAGAAGACAGTTAAAGATTATTTCGATGTCACGAATAAAGGTGTAAAAGCGACTATTCGTGTACGAGGCGGTGAGGAACAAAATGTAACAATCAGCAGCGCTCGCCTGAAGGTTGATGCTCACGGCGGCAAAAAACGTTTTGTAATCGCCCTTAAATATGACGGAGAAAAAGACTATCGTTACATAGTTGCTACTGATGTGAGTTGGCGTACTATTGACATTATCCAAGCATATTCTTTAAGATGGCTTGTGGAGGTTTTCTTTGAAGACTGGAAGCTTTATGAAGGCTGGGGGCAAGAGGCCAAACAATATGACGAAGAAGGATCAAGCCGAGGCCTGATCCTGAGTCTGTTGCTAGACCATTGCCTCCTCCTTCACCCTAAGCAAAAGGCCTGCGTAGAGAACAAACTACCTGTGTTTACCGTGGGTAGCCTACAACGAAGAGCTCAAATGGATGTTTTGTTGGAATCTGTCAAATCGTTGCTGAAAGAGCAAGATCCTGGTTCGAAGCTTAAGGAAATGGGGCAAGTCATTAAAGATTTTTTTTGCCTTATGCCATCTAAAAAACATATGAGTGGAAGACCCATGGGAAGATTAGAACCGACACCATCTCTGGCGCTTAAATGA
- a CDS encoding ABC transporter ATP-binding protein, with amino-acid sequence MGDTPLIELKGVSKSFVFKTAALDILHKADMSIQQGETIAIVGASGIGKSTLLNIIGTLDRPDEGTQHFSGEDILGYNDEKLAVFRNKNIGFVFQFHYLLQGFTAVENVMLPGLISGKSKKNIEKHAVNMLERVELGARIEYRVEDLSGGEQQRVAIARALVMTPALLLADEPTGNLDQKNSHAVHRLLKELNKEMGMTIIVVTHNSELSGLMDRKLTLRDGKIVPV; translated from the coding sequence ATGGGTGACACGCCGCTGATTGAACTGAAAGGGGTTTCAAAGTCTTTTGTCTTCAAAACAGCTGCGCTGGACATTCTGCACAAGGCAGATATGTCCATACAACAGGGCGAGACCATTGCCATCGTGGGGGCTTCAGGTATTGGGAAATCCACCCTGCTTAACATCATCGGCACGCTTGACAGGCCGGATGAGGGGACCCAGCACTTCAGTGGTGAAGATATCTTGGGGTATAATGATGAAAAACTTGCCGTTTTTAGGAATAAAAATATTGGTTTTGTTTTTCAATTTCACTATTTGCTCCAGGGATTTACAGCCGTTGAAAATGTAATGCTGCCTGGGCTGATCAGTGGTAAATCTAAAAAAAATATTGAAAAACATGCAGTAAATATGCTTGAAAGAGTAGAACTTGGTGCCCGAATCGAATACAGGGTGGAAGACCTGTCCGGTGGCGAGCAGCAGCGGGTTGCCATTGCACGGGCGCTTGTTATGACACCTGCCCTGTTATTGGCTGATGAGCCCACCGGCAATCTGGATCAAAAGAACAGTCACGCGGTTCACCGACTTTTAAAAGAACTTAACAAGGAAATGGGGATGACGATTATCGTGGTCACCCACAATTCAGAATTATCCGGTTTAATGGACAGAAAACTGACGTTGAGAGACGGGAAAATCGTACCGGTATAA
- a CDS encoding lipoprotein-releasing ABC transporter permease subunit translates to MGAELFIAGKYLRAKRKEGFISLITLLSVAGILLGVMALVVVIAVMSGSEKEFRNRILGLEPHVLAMNYSGHFIPDPDMEDKIRQTPGVTAVSPILFGQAMIRSSNSFSGIILRGIEPEKGTALIKGYTSEELGTALNKTKLTKGLPGIILGQALAQTVGVMEGDRVILMSASGIISPMGQIPSMKQFVVTGTFKSGMSEYDSSLAYARLDQVQALVSAKGKISAYGIWTDQIFKVKDLSQNGLEFIKYPYYLRNWMDINHSLFSALKLEKTAMFVILTLIILVAAFNIASALIMMVMEKTRDIAVLKAMGATNSMIRRIFIIKGMIIGIIGTGLGTTLGVVICYILKRYKFIKLPEAYPFSTLPIQLEYSDVILIAVSALVICFLSTLYPSYKASRMNPVEAIRYG, encoded by the coding sequence GTGGGGGCTGAACTTTTCATAGCCGGAAAATATCTGCGGGCCAAACGCAAGGAGGGATTTATCTCTTTGATCACCTTATTGTCCGTGGCGGGTATTCTTCTCGGCGTCATGGCGCTGGTGGTGGTTATTGCCGTCATGAGCGGGTCGGAAAAAGAATTTAGAAATAGAATCCTTGGACTGGAACCCCATGTTCTGGCCATGAATTATTCCGGCCATTTTATTCCTGATCCGGACATGGAAGATAAGATCAGGCAAACCCCAGGAGTCACGGCCGTATCTCCCATTTTATTCGGCCAGGCCATGATACGCAGTAGCAACTCTTTTTCCGGCATTATTCTCAGGGGAATTGAGCCGGAAAAAGGGACCGCACTGATCAAAGGATACACCTCCGAAGAACTTGGCACCGCATTAAACAAAACAAAGCTCACAAAAGGCTTGCCCGGTATTATTCTTGGTCAGGCTCTGGCCCAGACCGTGGGGGTGATGGAAGGCGACCGCGTGATCCTTATGTCAGCATCGGGCATTATCTCCCCTATGGGGCAAATTCCATCCATGAAGCAGTTTGTGGTTACGGGCACCTTTAAATCCGGTATGTCGGAATATGATTCCAGCTTGGCCTACGCCCGGTTGGATCAGGTTCAGGCCCTTGTGTCGGCCAAAGGTAAAATCTCGGCTTACGGTATCTGGACGGATCAGATATTTAAGGTAAAAGACTTAAGCCAAAACGGGCTTGAATTCATAAAATATCCGTATTACCTGCGCAACTGGATGGATATCAACCACAGCCTTTTTTCTGCCCTTAAACTTGAAAAAACCGCCATGTTTGTTATCTTAACGCTGATTATCCTTGTGGCGGCATTTAATATTGCATCGGCACTTATCATGATGGTTATGGAAAAAACCCGTGATATTGCAGTATTAAAAGCAATGGGCGCCACAAATTCCATGATCCGCCGTATCTTTATAATCAAGGGGATGATTATCGGCATAATCGGCACGGGCCTCGGGACAACGTTGGGGGTGGTGATCTGTTACATTCTTAAACGATACAAATTTATCAAGCTGCCCGAGGCATATCCTTTCTCCACCCTTCCGATTCAGCTTGAATATTCGGATGTTATTTTGATTGCTGTGTCGGCACTGGTGATTTGTTTTCTGTCCACCCTGTATCCGTCGTATAAGGCGTCACGTATGAATCCGGTGGAGGCCATAAGATATGGGTGA
- a CDS encoding IS1634 family transposase codes for MTTDSTSKDQEIFNKDKLQIITERVDDVPLLIAQMLRMGIPEIIDRHIPRHGNQRDLSWGWTTVIWMAYILTEGDHRKVSMSEYVEEMQNTLLCIAGRPIVALDFSDDRLAHLLKHLSNREYWSKIEDDLNKQSIEVYDLKPETIRCDATTVSADQAITEDGLVQFGHSKDNTKLPQIKLMSAALDPLGMPLASDVVSGEKADDGLYIPLISRVSDSLKKNGLLFSGDCKMSALETRAHLLSSGHHYLCPLPLTGKTADEMKTWINEGISKDQEKILIPVFRENYKGIVVLAAKGYEFSRIQTFQKKAEEITWPERVFVVHSPAHARQQSAGLNIRLTKAKEKLEKLTPLPGRGRRQISDEAELVAAIAKIIKAHNVEDLLEAQFEKQVEQKMKYVGKGRGGVNRETIVVEKVRYQITSVERNQKKIADEKTRFGWKAFVTEVDFDKLSLHDAILSYRNEYRVERIFGRLKSRLNIAPLFVKKDDQIEGMTYLLTLCVRVLTLIEFVVRRSLKEEKTELPDMHPENHKKTTAKPSAEKILKAFSKVNLTIICDMAGNVIMRSLKPLSNLQKQIIQKLGLDSSIYTQLEI; via the coding sequence ATGACAACGGATTCGACATCAAAAGATCAAGAGATTTTCAACAAAGACAAACTTCAGATTATTACGGAACGAGTGGATGATGTGCCTTTGCTCATAGCACAAATGCTCAGAATGGGTATTCCGGAAATCATAGACAGACATATTCCAAGACATGGAAATCAAAGAGACCTTAGCTGGGGATGGACCACAGTCATATGGATGGCCTATATTCTGACTGAAGGCGACCACCGTAAAGTATCAATGAGTGAATATGTGGAAGAAATGCAAAATACCTTGCTGTGCATAGCAGGCCGGCCAATAGTGGCGCTGGATTTCAGTGATGATCGTTTAGCCCATCTTTTGAAACATTTAAGCAATCGTGAATACTGGTCAAAGATAGAAGATGATCTCAACAAACAGTCAATAGAGGTGTATGATCTGAAGCCTGAAACAATCAGATGTGATGCAACGACTGTGAGTGCGGACCAGGCAATCACAGAAGATGGATTGGTTCAGTTTGGTCATAGCAAAGACAATACGAAGTTACCTCAGATAAAATTGATGAGTGCTGCCTTGGACCCTTTGGGAATGCCGTTGGCTTCTGACGTCGTTTCTGGTGAAAAGGCAGACGATGGATTATATATTCCGCTGATAAGCCGCGTCAGTGACAGTCTTAAAAAAAATGGATTATTATTCTCAGGTGATTGTAAAATGAGTGCACTGGAGACCCGGGCTCATTTGCTATCGTCAGGGCATCATTATTTATGCCCGCTGCCCTTGACCGGTAAAACTGCTGATGAAATGAAAACATGGATCAATGAAGGTATTTCCAAAGATCAGGAAAAAATCTTGATTCCTGTGTTCAGAGAGAACTATAAAGGAATAGTAGTTCTGGCAGCCAAAGGATATGAGTTCAGCCGCATTCAGACTTTTCAAAAAAAGGCTGAAGAAATAACCTGGCCGGAGCGTGTGTTCGTCGTTCATTCCCCTGCTCATGCCAGGCAACAGTCAGCCGGTCTCAATATTCGGTTGACAAAAGCTAAAGAAAAACTTGAAAAATTAACTCCTTTACCAGGGCGAGGCAGACGTCAAATAAGCGATGAGGCTGAACTTGTGGCGGCGATTGCCAAAATAATCAAAGCCCATAACGTTGAGGATCTGCTGGAAGCCCAGTTTGAAAAACAGGTAGAACAAAAAATGAAGTACGTCGGTAAAGGCAGGGGTGGCGTTAACCGGGAAACCATCGTTGTAGAGAAAGTTCGTTATCAGATTACTTCTGTTGAAAGAAATCAGAAAAAAATCGCCGATGAAAAAACCCGGTTTGGCTGGAAAGCATTCGTCACAGAGGTGGATTTTGATAAGCTTTCCCTGCATGATGCTATTTTGTCATATAGAAATGAATATCGAGTTGAACGTATTTTCGGCAGGCTAAAAAGTCGTCTTAACATAGCGCCGTTGTTTGTTAAAAAAGATGATCAGATTGAAGGTATGACATATCTACTCACCCTGTGTGTAAGGGTATTGACTCTTATAGAATTTGTTGTTCGACGCTCATTGAAAGAAGAAAAGACTGAATTACCTGATATGCATCCTGAAAACCATAAAAAGACTACAGCCAAACCTTCTGCGGAAAAAATTTTAAAGGCTTTCTCGAAAGTTAACCTTACTATTATATGCGACATGGCAGGGAATGTTATTATGCGTTCATTGAAACCATTATCAAATCTGCAAAAACAAATTATCCAAAAATTGGGATTAGACTCTTCTATTTATACGCAACTTGAAATTTAG